The following is a genomic window from Streptobacillus felis.
TAAAATCATAGATAAGTTCTTTCCAGGAGCTATAACTTTGATTTCAAAATCTACTCCTTTTATCAAAGACCTTTTAGGTTATGAAGATATAGGTGTAAGAATGCCTAATAACAAATTAGCTTTAGAAATTATAGAAAAGCATGGCGGAATATTAATGACTACATCAGCAAACATTAGCGGTAAAGAAGCGCCAAAAACATCTTTAGAAATAGATGATCTTATACTTAATTCTGTCGATATAAAATATATAGATGATAGTAATTTAAGTGGTATAACTTCTAGTATTTTTAAAATAGAAGGAGAAGAAATAACTCTATTAAGAGAAGGTTCCATACCTTTAATAGAGATAGTAAAACTTAAGGAGGAATAATTTGAAAGGTAAGTTAGTAAACCCTAATAACATCTCAGACATGGATGTTATGAATGCAAGAAGTCAAGCAAGCATGGCTGCTTTACTTCAAAAAATAGGAAAAGGTAAAAGAAAAAAAGAAGTAACATTAAGTAAAGGTTCTCAAAAATATTTAGAACAAATGATAGGTGAAATGAAAAAACAAATGGTTATGTATGAAAAACATTTACCTAATTTATTTCAATTCTTTAGCTATGTTGAGAAATCTTTACATGTAGGTAAAAAAGAAAAAAGACCTAAAGAAAAAGTTCTTGCTCTTTCTTTTGAAGAATATGACTTAATAGTTAAACAAATGAAAGATGTTATAAAAGGTTTAGCTTTAGAAAAATCAAAATTAAAATGGTACAACATTATCAAAAAAACTATGTTTAATATGATGACTAAGCAAACAGAAGAATTACTTAAAGAAATGAAGTAATAAATAGGGGTGTTAAATGGGGGAAAATCTATTACAAAAAGCAACTACCCTTGATAGTTGCTTTTTATTTAATTTAGAAAATATTTTAGATTTAGCAATAAATACAAATGCAACAGATATACATATCAGAGAATATGTTGGTAAATGTAAACTAGAACTTAGAATTAATGGAAATATTAAGAATATATCTAATGTGGAAAAATTAAATGTAAAAGAAATTATTGCCAGAATAAAAATACTTTCAAAGCTTAATGTGGCAGAAAAAAGATTACCACAAGATGGTTCTTTTACTTATACATTTATGAATAAGAAGTATGATATACGTGTAGCTACTCTACCTTCATTTTCAGGAGAAAATGTTGTACTAAGAATATTAAACTCTACATTAAAAGACATAAGTCTTAAAGCTTTAGGATTTGAAGACTACGAAATAAAGATTTTAAATGAAGCATGCTTAAAATCTCATGGTCTAATATTAATAACAGGACCTACAGGTAGTGGTAAATCAACAACCTTATTATCTCTAATACATATATTAATGAAAAGTAAAAGAAAAATAATAAGTATAGAAGATCCTATAGAAAACAAAATAGAAAGCATAGTTCAGGTTCAGGTTAAAGAAGAAATAGGTTTAAGTTTTGATAGAATTCTTAAAACAGTACTAAGATCAGATCCTGACATCATAGTAATAAGTGAAATAAGGGATGAAATTACAGCACAAATTGCAATAAGAGCTGCACTTACTGGGCATTTAGTTTTAGCAACATTACATACTAATGATAGTATTTCTACATTAAATAGATTAATAGATATGAATATACCTAAGTATCTTATACTAGATTCACTATTATGTATATTATCTCAAAGACTAATATTTAATGGATACAAACGTATATGTCTGTCTGAAATATTAAAAATGGATGATGAAATAAAAAATATTTTCAGTAATAATACTGACAAAATCATCATTGAAGAAATACTAAAAAATAAAGGATACATGTCCTTAAAAGAAAAACTAGAAAAGAGGTGTGATCTTGAAAAATATTATAGTCTATGACTTTGATAAAACAGTTTATGGTGGTGAAACATCTACTGATTTTATGAGATTCTTTCTAAAAAGAAATCCTAAATATATATTTAGAATATATAAGGTATTTCCTTCTCTTTTTTACTACAAAAAAGATTTAAAAAAATCAAAAGAAATATTTTTCGAAATACTAAATCAAATTGAGATAGATTATTTAAAAAAAGAAATATCTGAATTTTGGAAGGTAAATAAGAATAAAATATTTCCTTGGGTATATAACGAGATAATAAATAATAAGAAAAATTCAGAAGAATTAATATTAATATCTGCAACTCCAGAAATTTTTCTTGAGGAAATATCAAAAGAACTTGGTTTTGACAAATTAATAGGAACTAGATTTATCAAACAAGAAAGATATTTCTTAAGTAAAATAGATGGTTTAAATTGTAAACATAATGAAAAAGTTCTTAGATTAAGGGAATATTTACCTGAATTTAAGATACTTGCATTCTATTCTGACAGCATGTCAGATAAACCATTATTTGACTTATCAGAAAGAAAGTACTATATTGTTAAAGGTATAAAAAGGGAAGGTCTTCCAAATGAATAACATTAAAATTATATATCAATATGATGGAAGTAATTATTATGGATCACAAAGACAAAAAGATAAAATTACTGTTCAAGGAACTATAGAAGATATACTTAAAAACTCATTTAACGAAACAGTAAATATGATAAGTTCCGGAAGAACAGATAAAGATGTACATGCTAAAATGCAAATTTCAAATTTTATACTAAACAAAGATATCAATTTAAATATTATTAAGGAAAAGATAGAAAAATATTCTGACTATTCAATAAAAATATTATCTATAGAAAAAGTTGATATTAATTACAATTCTAGGTATAATAATAATGAAAGAACTTATGAATATATATTATCTAAACAAGAATATATTAGTCCTTTTGAAAGAAAATATATAGCCAGAATAAAATATGACATTCAAATAGATAAATTAAATGATATCTTAAAGCATTTTATAGGATCACATAATTTTTCTAGTTTTTCTAAAAAAGAAAATAAGGCTGACAAAAATCCTATGAGAACCATATATGATTGTTATGCTATTGAAAAAGATAAAAGAATACATATATATGTTAAGGGAAATAGTTTTTTAAAAACTATGGTAAGAATAATAATAGGAACTTCTCTTGCAGTATATGAAAACAAAATTAAAATAGATTTCATAGAAGATGGATTTAAAAATCCTAATCCTGATGCTAAAAAATATGTAGCTCCAGGAAACGGACTCTATCTATATGAAGTAAAATAAGGAGGAAAATGAAAATAACTATACAACAATGTATTTTTTTAATATCAAATTTAACAAAAAAACAAAACAGAATTTTTTTAAACTTAAATTCTTATTCTAATGTTCCATTAAAGGT
Proteins encoded in this region:
- a CDS encoding L-threonylcarbamoyladenylate synthase gives rise to the protein MDKPVILFPTDTVYGIGTLPKKEALEKIFKIKNRDKNKKIIALVSKKETINKIIKTNNFIDKIIDKFFPGAITLISKSTPFIKDLLGYEDIGVRMPNNKLALEIIEKHGGILMTTSANISGKEAPKTSLEIDDLILNSVDIKYIDDSNLSGITSSIFKIEGEEITLLREGSIPLIEIVKLKEE
- a CDS encoding viral A-type inclusion protein, whose protein sequence is MKGKLVNPNNISDMDVMNARSQASMAALLQKIGKGKRKKEVTLSKGSQKYLEQMIGEMKKQMVMYEKHLPNLFQFFSYVEKSLHVGKKEKRPKEKVLALSFEEYDLIVKQMKDVIKGLALEKSKLKWYNIIKKTMFNMMTKQTEELLKEMK
- a CDS encoding GspE/PulE family protein; the protein is MGENLLQKATTLDSCFLFNLENILDLAINTNATDIHIREYVGKCKLELRINGNIKNISNVEKLNVKEIIARIKILSKLNVAEKRLPQDGSFTYTFMNKKYDIRVATLPSFSGENVVLRILNSTLKDISLKALGFEDYEIKILNEACLKSHGLILITGPTGSGKSTTLLSLIHILMKSKRKIISIEDPIENKIESIVQVQVKEEIGLSFDRILKTVLRSDPDIIVISEIRDEITAQIAIRAALTGHLVLATLHTNDSISTLNRLIDMNIPKYLILDSLLCILSQRLIFNGYKRICLSEILKMDDEIKNIFSNNTDKIIIEEILKNKGYMSLKEKLEKRCDLEKYYSL
- a CDS encoding HAD family hydrolase, with protein sequence MKNIIVYDFDKTVYGGETSTDFMRFFLKRNPKYIFRIYKVFPSLFYYKKDLKKSKEIFFEILNQIEIDYLKKEISEFWKVNKNKIFPWVYNEIINNKKNSEELILISATPEIFLEEISKELGFDKLIGTRFIKQERYFLSKIDGLNCKHNEKVLRLREYLPEFKILAFYSDSMSDKPLFDLSERKYYIVKGIKREGLPNE
- the truA gene encoding tRNA pseudouridine(38-40) synthase TruA → MNNIKIIYQYDGSNYYGSQRQKDKITVQGTIEDILKNSFNETVNMISSGRTDKDVHAKMQISNFILNKDINLNIIKEKIEKYSDYSIKILSIEKVDINYNSRYNNNERTYEYILSKQEYISPFERKYIARIKYDIQIDKLNDILKHFIGSHNFSSFSKKENKADKNPMRTIYDCYAIEKDKRIHIYVKGNSFLKTMVRIIIGTSLAVYENKIKIDFIEDGFKNPNPDAKKYVAPGNGLYLYEVK